GAGATTTACTGCCGAGCGGCCACAAGATGGCAATCACGATGCAAGCGGTATCCCTACACCCTTTTGTCAtgtcctcttttctcttcatttttgtccaaattcatttttttaatgtaaatttgaGCTTGAAAGCCTTGTATCTAAAATGTCTTTAATATAGAAACTGGTGTCCCTTTAATGATCATTCAATTATGCTTGTCAATATTGAACATTGCTAGATTATATAGTAATTTATCTAGTTGCTAGCTTTTGCTTACAGTAGGCATTTTTGTACTTTCTTCCCCTTTCTCCTTACCATGGAGAAAGATATGCTTATTCATATCATattcttgtattttattttttatatgttaataattCATACTATATAGGTTTTAAGGTATTTGTGTGCTTCTTATTACTTTTCTTGTGTCGTTTCATGGTAAAAGTatgtaaaagtatcatggagctCTTGTACTAGGAGTCGAATTATATTTTGGCCTTTCTatcaaaaaatgagcaaattagttcTTAGACGTTAGGTCAAAAAGCGAATTagtctttttgttaaaaatttcatttattttttctattaaaaattgatatttttacctCAAAGGGACATGACACACCAAGCATCACTTTCTTATCATagagattaatttattcatttttgagtAAATAGGATAAAATACAATCTGGTTCGAGTTTTTTATGGTACATTTATTATGAATGCTCATGCTTCAACTAGATATACAAATAAAATCTTGATTACATTATAAACTGGGAAGAATTGCAGGcaacttactaaaattaaaattataaaaataatatattgattCCCATAAAAAACAGAACCATCTGAGTCATGGATTTGCAGATTCCTTTTCTCCACCTATATATTACATACATATAGCATCTTCATCTCtccatacatacatatatatacatatatatacatacatgataTACATATCATTATGCAAGTAGTGCTAAGAATTAAGAGGGACTAATAGGAATTTTTATAGATCAAAGCTATGACTGTTGAAATGGAAAATGGTGTCATGTTTTTGTCTCCTTATGTTGTGTGACCTGATTTCTTTAGCAACACTTGATTGAAGAGTTGGTGGACCACAAACTAGCACACCTACATCAACATTCCCCCATTTCCTGCTTGTGGATGCAAATATTTCTGCATAAATGAAGGGGggaaaaaacaaatcaaacccGAGACTCAAGTATCAATGTCGTATACGTATATGTGTTCAACACGGGTTTTTATCATGGAACTAACCTTTGAAGTCTGGTCTGGTACCATATTGAATGATGGTTGAACTTTCAGGATTGTTTTGAGTCAAATCTTTGTCTTCAACAGTTCCATAACTCGGAGTAGATTCAACCTTTATCCTGTCGATATCTTCATCTTTGTCATTTGCAGAAGCTTTTTTATCCCAGAGATGCCATAAACCGATCACGAGACCACCGAAGATAACAACACTCGTGACCATGCATGCAATGAAAAGAAGGCCTAGGTACCACCAGGTAGATACATTGTATGGCTTAATGTAGAAAATCCTTAACAGGgccattaaaatgataaatccGACTGttgatataataacatataGGCCAGACCATACGTCGTTTCCGGTGCCAACCAACGGCGACATGCTGCGGCCCGAGAAAGGGCAGGAAGAGCTCGATGCCACATGAACCTTACCTTCTTCCTGCAGGTAGCATCAATGGCAgatgaaatttaagaaaatgataATGATTATGTTTGAAAGCAAAGGAGGAGTTGAGCATAAACTGGACATACCATTGAAGGCCCGGATTCTCGAGTGACATAAATATCAATCTCGAGATTTATTTTGTTGGAGAAAAATGGGCAAATTGATTTCATGTCGATACTTGAAAGAAGCGGAAGTTCATCCGACTTTTTAACGGCCCAAACAACCAAAATCTTTCTTGGTAGACATGGTTTTCCATCGTTAATGCGGTGGAGGATATCACTTAAGATCGCTAAGAATGGCGAAATCCCAATACCACCTGCAACTAAAATCAGGTTCTCATACCTGCGAAAACAGGATCACCACGTCAGGTTACATATGAAGGTGACTTAAAAGTTTAATCCGGACATGAGAAAGTGAAACATTGAAAGGTATGGGAGTACGTACATCAAGTGGTATGGCGTTTCATGCCCGTAAGGTCCCTCAACGGAAGCTGTGATCGTGGTTTTTGATAGTTCAGGCTCAGACATGCTCAAGATACTGTCCCTCAGCCTCGCTGTCCATCCCCCAAGGACCTTTATGAGAATAGCTAGATGATGTTTACCGTCTAGAGGACTGGACGAAACACTGAAAGGATGCCATTGCAACCACGATAATTCTCGaacttgaagaaaaataaaactgaGCGCATTGTACTGCAAACCTACGTATATCAATCCAACAAAGTGTGAGAAAACAGCAATGTCATAATAGATTACATCCCAAGGAAACCATAAATTCACTGTGAACATATATTCTTACTTCGAGGTTTCGAGAGGACCAATTCAACTGTCCCACAGGGAAGGCACTTGGCTGAAAGCACGTCCACTTTCGTTCGTGATTGGCAGAAACGCAGGAAGCGGTCGagcatgaaaataaatattgcgCCGGCAACTATGCTAAAAACAAAATCACCGACATGCAGCGCCAAAAAGACAATGAAGACTACATATAGTTGATGGGTATAGAAGAACAACTCGAAGTAGTCTTTCCTCACTGGATGAAGCGATGTAACCCACATAAACAAACCAGCTATGAGGCTGATAACTCCTGGTAAATTAGCAATACCAACCCGTTTCCACTCCAATAACTGCATGAAACAATCAACACCGAAAACAGTTAGTCGCTACCAATGCATAGGGTAAGCATCTAACACAGgtatattcatttgtttttaaatgaagTGTCCAAGTAACATAGCCGGCATCTACGTAAGAGATATAAATATACAGCAAGCATAAAAGAATGAGTTAAACCCAAAACTCACTTCCTTTACAAGAGTTCCATTCATTGCCCATCCAATTACATAGAACAATCCATGTAGTGTAAAGAGCATCATGGTAAGATGTCCCAACCATACATGATATCTTGTAGCATGCTCAAAAGGGATGTCTATAAGACGAAGAAGAAGTGAACCCCTTGAAACTGGGAGGAACAAAAATATCAAGCAGAGCAACCCCAACATCCCACATCGAAGTCCCGTAAGTTCCAACATGAGTCGACTGAAAAAAGATGAGAGACGATATTAGCCCTCTATGAACAAACAACGCTAGTAAATGACAACTTTCAGATGCTAATAATGGAACTAATGAAGTTGGTAAACATTGGAATCACATCTAATGCATCCCAAAACTATTTATATAAACTAGAAACCGATAATATAGGCATCTATGTAACTCAAACACGGGATGTGAGTACCAGACACGAGTACATCCATGTATTAGAGGGTTTTTAGATGATCCTATCAACATATCCTCATACATTATGGTCCCGATATACATCAGACACAAGTACATCAAGAAAAACGAAGAGTCAAAGCATATTTTACCCTGTTTCTGAAGAAGAAAGGTCAAAAAGGGTCAAGAGGCTAATATTCCGCAAGGTGTAAGCATACATCGCCCATATGATGAACACAACAAAGAGGGTTATCCCAATGAACTCAGCTGCAGACACAACCCCAAATGGTCCATCCACAAGAACAGGGAATGTCCACAAACGAAACCCTGGTTTCTTTGAGGACTTACTCCTATAAACAATgccaaaatttttcaaatcattagaacatacatacatacatacatacatacatacatacgtacATACATACAAGACAAGTTCTGGTGGAAAATGGCATACTTCTCAAAAACATGTTCACCAGAGATGATCAGATGAGCTACCGCAAGGATTGCAATGAGAAGAATTGGAGCACTGAATACCAAGAACAAACTTCctggaaaacaaaattaaacattgaGTAATAACAAAGcaaagtataatatatatatatatgtatgtgatgtGTATGTGTctgtacatgtatatgtatatgtgaatgAAGTAAGATAAACAAACCTGAAGTGCCGAAAACAGATCCGTTGGTGGcattaataattttctcaaccaacTGACTACCAATTTCTCCAGgatatagaaaaataacaccAACCCATGCAATGAAAATCACCCACATTACAATCTTTAAACCCCAtttcactgatgatttcagAAAAGATGAGTTTTTGACATAACCAGGCTCAACTTCATCACTGAACAGAAGAGGGTTCTTCAATGAGTTTGAACccatggcaaaaaaaaaaaaacacttcacAAATTCTTGGAAAGGGAAAAATGagtttcctttaatttttctccTCTACCAAACCCTAAGactgtataaataaaataaaattaaaaagaaacaaactttGTGGAACCCATTTCTGGGTTTGAtgcaaataatgaaaataacatgGAGGAATGATCATTCAATACATGACCACAGATGAATTGCCACcagaaaaaagaatttattttttagtagagtATAAGTAAATAAAGATGTAGACAGGTTGAAGTAAAGAGCTAAACTTTGTGGGggtaatttataaattttatttgcaaaatGATAGATTTTCGGGGGGATTAGATTCTTGGACAAGTGTGTGAGGAAAAAGCTGATAATAATTGATGATGTGAGATAACAAAATAAAGAGTGGAGAGACAACATTGTTTACCTACCACAAACTTCAATATACGTCAACAAGAAATTGgctttattattaaaatgacccttaaattttaatatattataaaaataattcactTTCTTGATTATGTacataaataacttgaaatgaATAGTA
This genomic window from Gossypium raimondii isolate GPD5lz chromosome 10, ASM2569854v1, whole genome shotgun sequence contains:
- the LOC105776367 gene encoding ferric reduction oxidase 7, chloroplastic isoform X1, with translation MGSNSLKNPLLFSDEVEPGYVKNSSFLKSSVKWGLKIVMWVIFIAWVGVIFLYPGEIGSQLVEKIINATNGSVFGTSGSLFLVFSAPILLIAILAVAHLIISGEHVFEKYAIFHQNLSCMSKSSKKPGFRLWTFPVLVDGPFGVVSAAEFIGITLFVVFIIWAMYAYTLRNISLLTLFDLSSSETGRLMLELTGLRCGMLGLLCLIFLFLPVSRGSLLLRLIDIPFEHATRYHVWLGHLTMMLFTLHGLFYVIGWAMNGTLVKELLEWKRVGIANLPGVISLIAGLFMWVTSLHPVRKDYFELFFYTHQLYVVFIVFLALHVGDFVFSIVAGAIFIFMLDRFLRFCQSRTKVDVLSAKCLPCGTVELVLSKPRSLQYNALSFIFLQVRELSWLQWHPFSVSSSPLDGKHHLAILIKVLGGWTARLRDSILSMSEPELSKTTITASVEGPYGHETPYHLMYENLILVAGGIGISPFLAILSDILHRINDGKPCLPRKILVVWAVKKSDELPLLSSIDMKSICPFFSNKINLEIDIYVTRESGPSMEEGKVHVASSSSCPFSGRSMSPLVGTGNDVWSGLYVIISTVGFIILMALLRIFYIKPYNVSTWWYLGLLFIACMVTSVVIFGGLVIGLWHLWDKKASANDKDEDIDRIKVESTPSYGTVEDKDLTQNNPESSTIIQYGTRPDFKEIFASTSRKWGNVDVGVLVCGPPTLQSSVAKEIRSHNIRRQKHDTIFHFNSHSFDL
- the LOC105776367 gene encoding ferric reduction oxidase 7, chloroplastic isoform X2, with the translated sequence MGSNSLKNPLLFSDEVEPGYVKNSSFLKSSVKWGLKIVMWVIFIAWVGVIFLYPGEIGSQLVEKIINATNGSVFGTSGSLFLVFSAPILLIAILAVAHLIISGEHVFEKSKSSKKPGFRLWTFPVLVDGPFGVVSAAEFIGITLFVVFIIWAMYAYTLRNISLLTLFDLSSSETGRLMLELTGLRCGMLGLLCLIFLFLPVSRGSLLLRLIDIPFEHATRYHVWLGHLTMMLFTLHGLFYVIGWAMNGTLVKELLEWKRVGIANLPGVISLIAGLFMWVTSLHPVRKDYFELFFYTHQLYVVFIVFLALHVGDFVFSIVAGAIFIFMLDRFLRFCQSRTKVDVLSAKCLPCGTVELVLSKPRSLQYNALSFIFLQVRELSWLQWHPFSVSSSPLDGKHHLAILIKVLGGWTARLRDSILSMSEPELSKTTITASVEGPYGHETPYHLMYENLILVAGGIGISPFLAILSDILHRINDGKPCLPRKILVVWAVKKSDELPLLSSIDMKSICPFFSNKINLEIDIYVTRESGPSMEEGKVHVASSSSCPFSGRSMSPLVGTGNDVWSGLYVIISTVGFIILMALLRIFYIKPYNVSTWWYLGLLFIACMVTSVVIFGGLVIGLWHLWDKKASANDKDEDIDRIKVESTPSYGTVEDKDLTQNNPESSTIIQYGTRPDFKEIFASTSRKWGNVDVGVLVCGPPTLQSSVAKEIRSHNIRRQKHDTIFHFNSHSFDL